ACGATATATTTTTTTAGCACCCGCTTGTCTGTGACGAGACGTGATGCGACCATTGTTATTACGACCTGAATGAGTAGGAAGCTTAACAAGTAGTGAACGAACACTTGCTTTAGCAGTAATATCACTGCTATCAACATTAGTGAAAAAACGACGAGATGGAGTTATTGGTCTGTAAGTTTTTATAGCCATCTTATACCGCCAAACTTTCTATTTGTGCACCCTCTGGTAACTTAACATAGAACTTTTTAAAGTCATTTTGTTTACCAGCAACACCACGGAAACGCTTAACTTTTCCGCTTTGATTCAGTGAGTTAATATTCGTTGGAATGATTCCAAAATACTCACGAAAAACTTCTTTAAGACCTGTTTTAGTCATGCGTGGAGATGTTGATACTACGATCACATTGTCTTCTTGCATAGCTAGAGTCTTTTCTGTATATAGTATAGATTTGATATCTGTAATGTCTGCCATTATTTAGCCCCACCTATCAGAGTTTCCCATACCGCTTTTTCGATCACTATTGAACGATAATTAGCAGCTAAATAAGCATTTAATTCATTAGCTTCAACAACATAAGTTTGGTGAAGATTTTCAAACGCCAAATAAGTTTTTTCATCTAATAAAGACTTTACAAAAAGAGCATCTCTTTGGTTAAGTGCTTTAAACATCTCATTTGCATCTTTAGTTTTACCAGATGCTACTTCAATGCTATCAACGATGAATAGACTACCATTATTTGCATGCTCAGCTAGAGCAAAGTTAAGAGCAAGCTTCTTTTGCTTTTTATTAACTTTAAGGTCATAGTTACGATTGTTACTAGAACCAAATGCCTTACCACCGCCCACAAATATAGGAGAACGACGAGAACCCGCACGAGCGCGTCCGCCACCCTTTTGGGCCCATGGCTTTTTACCACCACCTCTAACTTCGCTTCTACCTTTTGTAGTAGCGCTGTTTGCACGCTGTGCAGCTTGAGCTGACTTTACATACAGATATAAGTTATGAGGGTTAATACCAGAGAAACTCTCTGGAAGTGCTAACTCAGATGCTTTTTGCATTTTATCATTTAAAACGATTGCGCTCATTATTTAGCTACCTTTACACGACCTAAAGAACCATTTGCTCCTGGAACTGAGCCAATTACCGCAATGATATTGTTCTCAGCGTCATAAGAAATGATCTCATTTTTAACACTATTTTGTGTGTTTCCGTATTGTCCAGGCATTTTTTTGCCCTTCATAACGCGACCTGGCCACTCTGCATTACCGATTGAACCTGTTCTACGACCAAATCTATGACCGTGAGATGCAGGACCACCAGAAAAATTCCAACGCTTCATTGCTCCAGAGAAACCGCGACCTTTAGTAGTGAAAGTAGATTTTAAAACTTTAGCCTCCGCTAAAGGTGTTAAATCTAACTCACCAGCTTCAGTATTTGCTACTTCTAAAGTAACAAAACGGTTAAACTCAGATGAAAGGTTGTATTTCTTTTGCTGACCTTCTATTGCTTTATTCATTTTTTTACCGCTGTTGTAAGCTACAATAGCAGTTGCTACATTTCCGTCTTTTGCATTAACTTCACATACCTTAGAATCAAGAACTCTTAAAAGAGTAACTGGTTTACTTGGTACTGTGATTGTTCGGCTCATGCCGACTTTTTCAACAATATATTCCATAACCTACTCCTTACTTATCCATAGAGCGTACTTCTACGTCTACCTCTGGTGCAAGATCAAGCTTCATAAGAGAATCAACTGTCTCAGGTGTAGCTGAAACTATGTCAATAACTCTAGCGTGCATACGAATCTCAAATTGCTCACGAGCCTTTTTGTTAACGTGAACCGATTTAAGAACCGTATATTTGCGAATCTTTGTAGGTAAAGGGATTGGACCACGAATTGCAGCACCTGTACGCTTTACAGCCTCAACTATTGATGCTACTGATCTATCAAGTACACGATGATCGTAAGCTTTCAATTTTAAACGAATTTTTTCCATGTTTTTCCTTCTAAAGAACTCGTCAGGTCCTGCCTGACTATATTAAGGGAGCGGAATTGTACCCAAATGAGTTTGGATATTCAAGAGTTTTAGCATAAAAATCTAATATTTAGTAAAATTTACTTCCTTTAAGAAAGGAAATGATAAAATTTCTTTATGGATATACTACTTCAAGAATTATACAAAATTGATATTAGCTCAGACAAATTTCACTCAAGAAAAGTTCACTTAGATAACAAGAGTTATCAGATAAATGGTATCACACAAAGTGGAAAGACAAAACTTGTAAAAAACTTTCTTTTAAGTCTTAAAAAAACAAGCTATCTATATATAGACTGCTCCGACATCAGAATAGTCATAGATGAACTAAACAACTCACTTGCAAAGTTTTGTAACCTCAACAAGATAAATACTCTAGTCTTAGATAACTACACAAGTGCCATCAAGATACCAAATGTACCTCAGCTTATTATCTGTTCACAAGTACATCATGATATTACATATTTAGAGAGTGTTTGGCTCTATCCACTTGACTATGAGGAGTTTTTGGCTTTTGAGTATAAGTATGACTCAACCGCACTTAACCACTTTATTCAACTAGGTGGGTTTGCATCTATGCACAAAATTTTAAGTGATGAGAGAAATATCTATATACAAAAGACCCTACAATACGCGCTAGATAATGTTGAGTTTGACATCTTAGTTTTGTGTGCAAAGATGATGGCTCAAAAACTCTCACCATTTTCTATCTATGAGAGACTCAAACAAAGCAGAAAAATATCTAAAGACAAACTATATATATCTTTTGACTCACTTGTTGAAAAAAGATATATTCATCTTCTAGCTAAAAATGAACATCCAAAGGCTACTAAGAAGATCTATCTTTGCGATATCTCTTTAAAGTCAGCTCTCTCATTAGATAAAAACTTCTCAAGACTCTTTGAAAATATGGTCTATTTAGAGCTTTTAAAGTCTGGTATAACTTGTTTTTACGATGATGGTGTTGATTTTTATATCCCCTCAAGAGATGAGATAATTTTATGCAAGCCCTTTGGAGATGAGAGAAGTTTGTTTAAAAAAATGCAACTACTTGAATCTTTTATCTTTAGTTATAAGATAAAAAAAGTAACAACCATCACAATGAACACTGAGGGAAGCTTAAGTCATCCTCTCTCAAAGGTTGAGATGCTACCATTTGATATTTGGGCACTAGGAGATTTATGAGTAATATAAAGGATTGTAGAGTGTTATGTGGGATCGATGAGGCAGGACGTGGACCTCTTGCTGGAGACTTAGTTATAGCTGGATGTGTTTTAAACTCGCCTGTAGAGGGATTAAATGATTCTAAAAAACTTAGTGCGAAAAAAAGAGAGTTTTTGTTTGAAGAGATTGTAAAAAACTCAAACTTTCATATAGTAAAAATTTCACCTAAGAGCATAGATGCTGATGGTTTATCTCTTTGCATCAAACGAGGACTTCTAGAGATTGTAAAAAATATGCCAGATTGTGAGTATCTCTTTGATGGAAACTCTAACTTTGGAGTAAGTCAAATTGAGACTATGATAAAGGCTGATGGTAAGGTAGTCGAGGTTAGTGCAGCATCTATTTTAGCGAAAGTAACTCATGATAGGGATATTTTGCGTGAAGCTAAAAAATATCCAGAGTATCAGTTTGAAAAACATAAAGGCTACGGTACAGCTCTGCATGTTGAGATGATTAAAAAGTATGGGTATTGCAAGATCCATAGAAGAAGTTATAAACTAAAAGCACTTGAGGCAAGATTGTTTTAAAAAAGTCTTATTATCTAGTTTGTAGCCGTCGCGTTTAGTGCAAGTATTGCCATATTTTGCATATGTGTTGTGATATCTTTTTTTGCATCAACTGCTTTTTTTAACTCTTGTATAAAATACTCTTTAGTTTGTTCATCTGCTAGGTTAAATACATATAAGACCCACTCAGTATTTAACTGTATATCCTCTTGTTCTTTTGTTACTTCGAAAACTCTGTAGAGATTTATGTCGGTTTCTTTTAAAAGCCCTAGCACTTCTGTGTAAAAAGGTGTAACATCATAGTTTAAAAGAGATTGTAGCTCTTTTTTTGAGATAGTTGCATCTGTATCAAAAACGCCATCTTTACCAACTATAAGAGCATCTCCCACAATAAGCTGTTCACCTAAAAAAAATGCTTTTTTGCATTTTGATATTGCATTGGCATCTGCGTGTATTGTATGCTTGTTTAGAGTTAGAAGTTCATCCGTTAATATAGAGTCAAAAAAACTATAAACAGTATCTGCCTGCATAATAATGTCTATAGATTTTATCTCTTTTGTGTTTGAATCAATAGTATAAGCTTTCATTTAAAAATTCTCCAATAAGATCACATTTACAAAAGTACCCTCTTCTAAGTCACCATCTTCTTCGCTAGTTACCATCAAAGCACTGCCGTGTAAAAGGTTAGTTAAAATAGCTGAGCTTCCAACTTTTTTGCCCTCAAAGTCAACTAAAAATTCTCCATTTTCTACACTTACATTACAAGCACTAAACTCACTAAGATGGCTTCTTTTTTTAAAGCTCTCTTTTAATTTTGCTTCTACTTTTTTGTAAGGTTTATCGCGTCCTAACATCTTAGCAACTAAAGGAAGTCCATAAAGCACTGCAGTAACAGTTGAAGAGTAGGCAAATCCTGGCAAGGCTAAGATAAACTTACCATTTTTTTGAGCCACCATAACATGACGACCCGGTTTTATAGCCACTCCTTTAAAAACAACCTCAGCACCAAGGCGGGGAACTATATCTTTTACAAAGTCATAATCTCCAACGCTCACACCACCAGTACTTATAACGATATCAGCAGACGCAAGGGCATTTTGAAACATCTTCATGATGGAGTCTTTATCATCAGGTGCAGTTCCCAGCTGCAAAGACTCTGCTCCAGCTTGAGTAAACATGGCACAAAGTGTATAGTTGTTTGAGCTTCTTATCTGAGCTGGATTATCGCTTTGTTCTCCAAGATCTAAAATCTCGCTACCAGTAGAGATGACTGCTACTCTAGGTTTTATAGCAACTCTGACCATAACTCGATTTAGTCCAGCCATTACGCCAATCTCAGCAAAGCCTATCTTGGTTCCCTTTTTTATAAGTACATCACCCACCTTATAACTCTCACCAATGGGGCGAACTGATGAGCCAAAAGGAACTCTCTCATCTATAAATATCTCATCGCTGTTCTGACTTACACTTACATTTTCTATCTGAATCAGAGTATCACTTCCCTCTGGCATCATTGAGCCTGTAAAGGTTTTGATACACTCACCAGTTTCTACAACTCTTTTCTCATCACTCCCTGCTGGGTTATCTCCGAGAATCTTTATGCTATCTTTGTCTAAGTCTGCATATTTTATAGCGTATCCATCCATAGATGCTGTTGGGAACTGAGGATCATTAGCTTGTGCCACTATATCCTCAGCCAAAACTCTTCCCAAAGAAGCACTAAGCACTACCTTTTCTTTTTTTATATTTCCAGTATCTAGCAAATCTAGCATATTTAAACTTGTCTCAAAAGATAGTAGCTTCATCTTTTATCTTCCTTACTTCTCTCATCACTAAGTAGTCCACTTCCCTTTATGGCTGTTGATCTCTCTTTGGCGTAAATTCTCTCACCACCCCTTAGATCATACTTCCAAATAGGAGCAGAGGCTTTAAAATCTTCTACAAATTCATCTATAAACTCTAAGGCTACTCGTCTCTTTGGAGAAAATACTGCTGCAATATATGAGGACTCATGAAGCATTACATCCCCCCTTGAGTGTGCCATCTTTATGATGGCATCTTTTGCTTTTGCCTTTTTTTGCCACTCATCAAACCACTTATTTAGTATGGGTTCATATATGTCAAAACTAAGTCCATCTATCTCATCTTCGCTTCTTACAGTTCCCACAAAAGATATAAAAGCACCATAATTACTATGAGCTTCTTCTTCATACCAACCTTTTAAAATAGATGCAACGCTAAGCGAGCCATCATAAAGCTCTAGCATCTATCAACCTCCACAAACTGGAGGTAAAAGTGAAACCTTATCTCCGCTTTTAAGTGCAAAA
This sequence is a window from Sulfurimonas hongkongensis. Protein-coding genes within it:
- a CDS encoding 50S ribosomal protein L23 — its product is MADITDIKSILYTEKTLAMQEDNVIVVSTSPRMTKTGLKEVFREYFGIIPTNINSLNQSGKVKRFRGVAGKQNDFKKFYVKLPEGAQIESLAV
- the rplD gene encoding 50S ribosomal protein L4; protein product: MSAIVLNDKMQKASELALPESFSGINPHNLYLYVKSAQAAQRANSATTKGRSEVRGGGKKPWAQKGGGRARAGSRRSPIFVGGGKAFGSSNNRNYDLKVNKKQKKLALNFALAEHANNGSLFIVDSIEVASGKTKDANEMFKALNQRDALFVKSLLDEKTYLAFENLHQTYVVEANELNAYLAANYRSIVIEKAVWETLIGGAK
- the rplC gene encoding 50S ribosomal protein L3, with protein sequence MEYIVEKVGMSRTITVPSKPVTLLRVLDSKVCEVNAKDGNVATAIVAYNSGKKMNKAIEGQQKKYNLSSEFNRFVTLEVANTEAGELDLTPLAEAKVLKSTFTTKGRGFSGAMKRWNFSGGPASHGHRFGRRTGSIGNAEWPGRVMKGKKMPGQYGNTQNSVKNEIISYDAENNIIAVIGSVPGANGSLGRVKVAK
- the rpsJ gene encoding 30S ribosomal protein S10, with the translated sequence MEKIRLKLKAYDHRVLDRSVASIVEAVKRTGAAIRGPIPLPTKIRKYTVLKSVHVNKKAREQFEIRMHARVIDIVSATPETVDSLMKLDLAPEVDVEVRSMDK
- a CDS encoding ATP-binding protein — translated: MDILLQELYKIDISSDKFHSRKVHLDNKSYQINGITQSGKTKLVKNFLLSLKKTSYLYIDCSDIRIVIDELNNSLAKFCNLNKINTLVLDNYTSAIKIPNVPQLIICSQVHHDITYLESVWLYPLDYEEFLAFEYKYDSTALNHFIQLGGFASMHKILSDERNIYIQKTLQYALDNVEFDILVLCAKMMAQKLSPFSIYERLKQSRKISKDKLYISFDSLVEKRYIHLLAKNEHPKATKKIYLCDISLKSALSLDKNFSRLFENMVYLELLKSGITCFYDDGVDFYIPSRDEIILCKPFGDERSLFKKMQLLESFIFSYKIKKVTTITMNTEGSLSHPLSKVEMLPFDIWALGDL
- a CDS encoding ribonuclease HII is translated as MSNIKDCRVLCGIDEAGRGPLAGDLVIAGCVLNSPVEGLNDSKKLSAKKREFLFEEIVKNSNFHIVKISPKSIDADGLSLCIKRGLLEIVKNMPDCEYLFDGNSNFGVSQIETMIKADGKVVEVSAASILAKVTHDRDILREAKKYPEYQFEKHKGYGTALHVEMIKKYGYCKIHRRSYKLKALEARLF
- a CDS encoding molybdopterin molybdotransferase MoeA translates to MKLLSFETSLNMLDLLDTGNIKKEKVVLSASLGRVLAEDIVAQANDPQFPTASMDGYAIKYADLDKDSIKILGDNPAGSDEKRVVETGECIKTFTGSMMPEGSDTLIQIENVSVSQNSDEIFIDERVPFGSSVRPIGESYKVGDVLIKKGTKIGFAEIGVMAGLNRVMVRVAIKPRVAVISTGSEILDLGEQSDNPAQIRSSNNYTLCAMFTQAGAESLQLGTAPDDKDSIMKMFQNALASADIVISTGGVSVGDYDFVKDIVPRLGAEVVFKGVAIKPGRHVMVAQKNGKFILALPGFAYSSTVTAVLYGLPLVAKMLGRDKPYKKVEAKLKESFKKRSHLSEFSACNVSVENGEFLVDFEGKKVGSSAILTNLLHGSALMVTSEEDGDLEEGTFVNVILLENF
- a CDS encoding molybdopterin synthase catalytic subunit; protein product: MLELYDGSLSVASILKGWYEEEAHSNYGAFISFVGTVRSEDEIDGLSFDIYEPILNKWFDEWQKKAKAKDAIIKMAHSRGDVMLHESSYIAAVFSPKRRVALEFIDEFVEDFKASAPIWKYDLRGGERIYAKERSTAIKGSGLLSDERSKEDKR